A genomic window from Solanum dulcamara chromosome 11, daSolDulc1.2, whole genome shotgun sequence includes:
- the LOC129873482 gene encoding nuclear pore complex protein NUP98A-like — MNRMHDRYKAGDKPKLDPEEMHHVNFGDDKDVDGIMPKLQRADYYIVPLMEELISKEKEEAVFCCHVKDFVVGRHGYGSIKFLGETDVRKLNLGFAVNFNCRKVIIYMNESKKPSVASWTRPQQAS, encoded by the exons ATGAACA GGATGCATGACAGATACAAAGCTGGTGATAAGCCCAAGTTAGATCCTGAAGAGATGCATCATGTTAATTTTGGCGATGATAAGGATGTGGATGGCATAATGCCGAAGCTCCAACGTGCTGATTACTACATAGTACCTCTTATGGAGGAGTTGATATCAAAGGAGAAGGAAGAAGCTGTTTTTTGTTGCCACGTGAAGGACTTTGTGGTAGGAAGACATGGGTATGGAAGCATTAAGTTCTTGGGAGAAACAGATGTCCGGAAGCTTAATCTTGGTTTTGCTGTCAATTTCAACTGTCGTAAGGTGATAATCTATATGAATGAGAGCAAGAAACCTTCAGTTGCCAGTTGGACAAGGCCTCAACAAGCCAGCTGA
- the LOC129873479 gene encoding uncharacterized protein LOC129873479 isoform X2 has protein sequence MQNYKDKSHEELRFEDYQLGQKCGISSTQRFGVIDNTWSFISPVFNQATVDQPFYSLFPRTFVVESAGVDSYQMKFLQQLHLPHFRSHSSPFPIYSLQCTSWLNTCGTGSRVESAASDVCFSPWIHSGPFAPLNPASNSSTTSTYSPLRDPWSYSTSTPLSPCSVSPSTYLLLAKPSAHVFDQKNSLSPTPVLTTGGVPQSTLCLNCLKQSQPTPPGLCNVSSTPLAVSQNTASVSDRICN, from the exons ATGCagaattataaagataaaagCCACGAGGAGTTGAGGTTTGAGGACTACCAGTTAG GTCAGAAATGCGGTATTTCCAGTACACAGAGATTTGGTGTCATCGATAACACATGGTCTTTCATATCACCAGTATTTAACCAAGCAACTGTTGATCAACCTTTTTATTCTCTTTTTCCAAGAACATTTGTAGTGGAAAGTGCAGGGGTTGACTCCTATCAAATGAAATTTCTACAGCAACTGCATCTACCCCATTTCCGAAGTCACAGCAGTCCATTTCCCATATATTCCCTCCAGTGTACATCATGGTTAAACACTTGTGGCACTGGAAGTAGAGTGGAATCTGCTGCCTCAGATGTTTGTTTTTCTCCATGGATCCATTCAGGTCCGTTTGCACCTTTAAATCCAGCTTCCAATTCTTCCACTACCTCCACCTATTCTCCATTAAGGGATCCATGGTCTTATTCAACATCTACCCCTCTATCTCCATGTTCAGTCTCACCTTCCACATATCTTTTGTTAGCAAAACCATCTGCCCATGTTTTTGATCAAAAGAACTCTCTTTCTCCCACTCCTGTTTTAACAACAGGAGGCGTTCCACAATCCACATTATGCTTGAATTGCCTAAAGCAGTCTCAGCCTACTCCACCAGGACTTTGTAATGTTTCGAGCACTCCACTTGCTGTGAGTCAAAATACTGCAAGTGTTTCTGACCGTATATGCAATTAG
- the LOC129873479 gene encoding nuclear pore complex protein NUP98B-like isoform X1 has translation MQNYKDKSHEELRFEDYQLGDKGQKCGISSTQRFGVIDNTWSFISPVFNQATVDQPFYSLFPRTFVVESAGVDSYQMKFLQQLHLPHFRSHSSPFPIYSLQCTSWLNTCGTGSRVESAASDVCFSPWIHSGPFAPLNPASNSSTTSTYSPLRDPWSYSTSTPLSPCSVSPSTYLLLAKPSAHVFDQKNSLSPTPVLTTGGVPQSTLCLNCLKQSQPTPPGLCNVSSTPLAVSQNTASVSDRICN, from the exons ATGCagaattataaagataaaagCCACGAGGAGTTGAGGTTTGAGGACTACCAGTTAGGTGATAAAG GTCAGAAATGCGGTATTTCCAGTACACAGAGATTTGGTGTCATCGATAACACATGGTCTTTCATATCACCAGTATTTAACCAAGCAACTGTTGATCAACCTTTTTATTCTCTTTTTCCAAGAACATTTGTAGTGGAAAGTGCAGGGGTTGACTCCTATCAAATGAAATTTCTACAGCAACTGCATCTACCCCATTTCCGAAGTCACAGCAGTCCATTTCCCATATATTCCCTCCAGTGTACATCATGGTTAAACACTTGTGGCACTGGAAGTAGAGTGGAATCTGCTGCCTCAGATGTTTGTTTTTCTCCATGGATCCATTCAGGTCCGTTTGCACCTTTAAATCCAGCTTCCAATTCTTCCACTACCTCCACCTATTCTCCATTAAGGGATCCATGGTCTTATTCAACATCTACCCCTCTATCTCCATGTTCAGTCTCACCTTCCACATATCTTTTGTTAGCAAAACCATCTGCCCATGTTTTTGATCAAAAGAACTCTCTTTCTCCCACTCCTGTTTTAACAACAGGAGGCGTTCCACAATCCACATTATGCTTGAATTGCCTAAAGCAGTCTCAGCCTACTCCACCAGGACTTTGTAATGTTTCGAGCACTCCACTTGCTGTGAGTCAAAATACTGCAAGTGTTTCTGACCGTATATGCAATTAG
- the LOC129873481 gene encoding uncharacterized protein LOC129873481, which translates to MSDQRDTICSGGAPQSTLCLNCLKQSQPTPPGLCNVSSTPLAASQNTPLFFGPLQPEMTPKVGATLPTTNASHPSTEGASCSEIGQGICQPSINDQHSNTLTYFQVLLSENHGSESITKLCLLLKHNLQSKSRLSTPIWQHLSSMWNF; encoded by the exons GAGGCGCTCCACAATCCACATTATGCTTGAATTGCCTAAAGCAGTCTCAGCCTACTCCACCAGGACTTTGTAATGTTTCAAGCACTCCACTTGCTGCAAGTCAAAATACT CCTCTGTTCTTCGGTCCACTGCAGCCAGAAATGACTCCTAAAGTTGGAGCAACACTTCCAACAACCAACGCTTCTCACCCATCAACAG AAGGTGCTAGTTGCTCAGAAATTGGACAAGGAATTTGTCAGCCAAGTATCAATGACCAACA TAGCAATACCTTAACATATTTTCAAGTCTTACTTTCCGAGAATCATGGAAGTGAATCCATCACCAAATTATGCCTCCTGCTGAAACACAACCTTCAGTCCAAATCTCGGTTGAGCACCCCAATTTGGCAACATCTATCCAGTATGTGGAATTTCTAG